In Spiroplasma sp. SV19, one DNA window encodes the following:
- a CDS encoding ATP-binding cassette domain-containing protein has protein sequence MIKVRCQELSFGYKHKKILSGINLNIDDGQIIGLVGPNGAGKTTLIKIILGLIRKDQS, from the coding sequence ATGATAAAAGTTAGATGTCAAGAATTATCTTTTGGATATAAACATAAAAAAATTCTTAGTGGCATTAATTTAAATATTGATGATGGTCAAATTATTGGTTTGGTTGGACCTAACGGAGCAGGTAAAACAACCTTAATTAAAATTATTTTAGGACTGATTAGGAAAGATCAGTCCTAA